The DNA window AAGCCTGTCAAAAAAGTTGAGACAACATAGAAAAGGTGAGGTCTAGTTAGTAAACCATTGCACATGGAAACAGAGGGGCAAAGCATAACAAAAGCAAATAATCTATTGAAAAATTATTTATGTTTATATACTACAGTGCATGAGAAAGTGCACTATATCATATCCTGCAAAAATAATCAGGTGGAGTTCCTTTCTCAATAAAAAAAACTGAAAAATATCATATCCTATCAAAACTGAATGTTGTCTTGCAAAGAGGTTTACTGACTTCCTACCATCCTAGACAAGCAATGAGCATGTCAGTCCTAGCCTCATTCTAAACATCAGGGGCAATTTGGTTTAATAAAACCCTACATGTCAGAAAAATATCCTTATAAACAAAAAAGAGTAGAAATCTTGCACAACTTCGCCATGCATAATTAGTTCACACCATGTCGAGACTCTTAAGAATTTTTATAGTGCAAACTCATTAAGTCGAATGAAATGTTGGATAACATATAACTATATAGCCTATTAGTCTTAACAGAACAATGGCCAAATTTATTATAATATTATAATGAAAAACATGAAAACTGAAGCATGGGTCTCCTGGTGAAATAAATAGCAAATCATACCCAATTGTACCTTCTTCAAATAATAGAAAAAAGATCGTGTTAAGTTACCTTTCGCCCTTTGTTGGAAGAATCACCCAAGCTTGGCTCATATCACTTTATCTCTGAGATAAACTTGTCATACTCTGCATCAGCACCATAGGAAGCTGGCTGGTCGGTGGTGGAGGACAAaggtggcggaggtggcggcaCTGTACTGTGGGTGGCCCAAGGTGCAGTTGCAATACTCTGAGAGGGATCAACACTAgctggtggtggaggaggtggtggctgaaaTGTAGGATAGTATGGGGAATAACTATAAGGTGGTGGAGGGTACATTGGTGGTGCATTTGGTGCACCGGAGGATGCATATACTGGATTTGGGGCAGTGTGAGTGGGTGCTCCAGAACTCGGTGGTGTTACACCAGGGGGATAATTCTGAGCTCCATCACTTGATGGAGCAGTGCCTGGTGGAGGGATTGGAGCTgctgggggtgggggtgggggtggagGATACTGCACACCATATGGAGGGGGTGCTGTCTGACCTGGTGCAGGGGGTGCAGGATTGTATACGCTAGAGcccggtggcggcggaggatAAGAAGCATATGGTGGTGGGTGCCCCCATGGAACTGGAGCATAACTCCCTGgtggaggaggatgaggtgccCCCATGTAGGATTGGGAGGAATAGCCACCAGAAGCAGGATCTGTAGGAGGATATGACGGCGGTGCTGACACTGCCACTGCCGGCTGCGGAGGCTTGCCTGCAACTCTAACTGCAATAACTCTACCTTCAAGATGGTGACCATTCATTGCAGCAATCGCAGCATTAGCCTGTGAGACATCTGAATACTTCACAAATCCATATCCTTTGCTATGCCCAGTGTTTCGATCCTTGATCACCTTAGCCATGACAATATCCCCGAATTGTGAAAACAGACTGATCAATCCTGCATCATCCATTGTAGGTGGCAAGTACCCGATATACAGATTTGTCTCGTCGTAGTCCTTCTTGATACCATTGGCCCCAGTGGCAgccgcaccaccaccaccacctgcaGCGGACCAAGGCGGGTTATTCCCACTACCAGCAGAAGCACCACCGCTACCACCACTTCCTGTAAGAGCCAACATCGGACCACCAGATTTTGTCATGGACTCGGGTGCACTCCCACCACCAAGTTCAGCCAGGAAATTCTGATATTCATCATCCATCTTCTTCCCCGCTGTTCCCTTGACTGGACAATCAATTGTCGGGTGCCCACCATCACCACAGATCTTGCACTGCACATCACTCTTAAACGTGGACATCTTATTGGGGCAAGCATACTGCCTGTGACCAGGCTCCCCACATGTCCTACAAAACTCATCGTCCCTAATTGTCCCATTAAGCGCCGCAAGCTCCCGGAGCTGCTGCCGCTTGTGCTCGTTCAGCACCTCATCGACCGGGGTTAGCAGCTTCTCCACCATCCCAGCAGCTGCATCCAACGCCTCCTGAGTCTCTGCCTCAACAAGCACATGGAGGTCCTCATTCTCGCTGGGATCTGGCTTGAGATCCCTCTTCTGCAACAGCTTCCCTTCTTTGACACTACCCTTCCCCCTGATGACGATCTTCGCACCAGTCTCCTTCTCCATCCGCTTCTGCGTGTTGCCCCGCGGACCAATGATGAGGCCAATGAAATTATACCCTGGGTACTCCTTCATGGGGATGTAGAGCTTCTTCTGGAGCTTGGGCGGGCGGTAATCGGAGGGGGGCTTGAAGGCGGGGTTGCGGCGGATGAGCTGGGAGATGATCTCCTGCCTCTCGCGGTTGAGGCGCTCCCGGGCACGGTACTCGCGGGTGTTGATGCGTATGCCGAGGTTGTCGTAGACGGGCTcgggcgacggcgagcgcgCACCCTCGGGGCGGTCGTCGAGCGGGAGACCCGACTGCAGCAGGCGCGAGATCTCGAGGAGGCGCGCGTTGAGGGCGTGAACCTCGGGATCCATCTCGGCGGCAAAGTCCTTCATGAAGTCCGGGAGCGCGATGGCCGGGCGTGGCTCCTCCTCGGCCCACCTCGTCTTGCGCTTCCGGGCCCCGgacccgccctcgccgccggagTTGTTGGCGGTGGAGTCGTCGTTGGACTGTTCccagcggctgcggcggcggcggcgggaggagtcCCCGGCGCCCGCTCCGGAGCCGTCGCCGTTGCCGTGGGGTTCGAAGGAGGGGTCGCGCGGCGGCTCCGACGAGACGGCCCGGGGCGGGTCGGAGGAGGGATCGCGCGAGGGGGACCG is part of the Panicum hallii strain FIL2 chromosome 2, PHallii_v3.1, whole genome shotgun sequence genome and encodes:
- the LOC112880236 gene encoding splicing factor-like protein 1 → MASAETLARSPSRDPSSDPPRAVSSEPPRDPSFEPHGNGDGSGAGAGDSSRRRRRSRWEQSNDDSTANNSGGEGGSGARKRKTRWAEEEPRPAIALPDFMKDFAAEMDPEVHALNARLLEISRLLQSGLPLDDRPEGARSPSPEPVYDNLGIRINTREYRARERLNRERQEIISQLIRRNPAFKPPSDYRPPKLQKKLYIPMKEYPGYNFIGLIIGPRGNTQKRMEKETGAKIVIRGKGSVKEGKLLQKRDLKPDPSENEDLHVLVEAETQEALDAAAGMVEKLLTPVDEVLNEHKRQQLRELAALNGTIRDDEFCRTCGEPGHRQYACPNKMSTFKSDVQCKICGDGGHPTIDCPVKGTAGKKMDDEYQNFLAELGGGSAPESMTKSGGPMLALTGSGGSGGASAGSGNNPPWSAAGGGGGAAATGANGIKKDYDETNLYIGYLPPTMDDAGLISLFSQFGDIVMAKVIKDRNTGHSKGYGFVKYSDVSQANAAIAAMNGHHLEGRVIAVRVAGKPPQPAVAVSAPPSYPPTDPASGGYSSQSYMGAPHPPPPGSYAPVPWGHPPPYASYPPPPPGSSVYNPAPPAPGQTAPPPYGVQYPPPPPPPPAAPIPPPGTAPSSDGAQNYPPGVTPPSSGAPTHTAPNPVYASSGAPNAPPMYPPPPYSYSPYYPTFQPPPPPPPASVDPSQSIATAPWATHSTVPPPPPPLSSTTDQPASYGADAEYDKFISEIK